Proteins encoded within one genomic window of Pseudorasbora parva isolate DD20220531a chromosome 3, ASM2467924v1, whole genome shotgun sequence:
- the slc25a35 gene encoding solute carrier family 25 member 35 — MDFVLGGVAACGACFFTNPLEVVKTRMQLQGELKSRGTYQVYYRNVFHAFYTIGKIDGLAGLQKGLVPGLVYQFFMNGVRLGSYAVIESLGYIHTDGRVSAAKSTVSGAIAGVVGAVMGSPVYLVKTHLQSQSTSSIAVGHQYKHKGMMHALLAIHKQHGILGLWRGASAAVPRVSVGSAAQLSTFSASKELITDLQVFSEGSWLTALSAGMISSVVVVLAMTPFDVVSTRLYNQPVDHLGKGVLYRGFADCFSKTLKKEGMTGLYKGLGASYFRLGPHTILSLLFWNELRTLYHSYS; from the exons ATGGATTTCGTTCTCGGTGGCGTCGCTGCGTGTGGCGCTTGCTTTTTTACAAACCCGCTGGAGGTTGTCAAAACTCGAATGCAATTGCAAGGAGAGCTTAAAAGTCGAGGAACCTACCAGGTgtattatagaaatgtatttcacgCCTTTTACACGATAGGCAAAATAGACGGACTGGCTGGTCTTCAGAAAGGTTTGGTCCCCGGATTGGTTTAtcagttttttatgaatggggtCCGGCTGGGGTCCTACGCCGTCATCGAGTCCTTGGGCTACATCCACACGGACGGAAGGGTCAGCGCAGCAAAGAGCACTGTGTCCGGGGCCATTGCCGGTGTAGTGGGCGCTGTAATGGGCAGCCCTGTTTACCTG GTGAAGACACATCTCCAGAGTCAATCCACATCCTCAATTGCAGTTGGACACCAGTATAAGCACAAG GGAATGATGCATGCATTATTGGCCATCCACAAACAACATGGAATTCTGGGTTTGTGGAGGGGGGCAAGCGCAGCAGTCCCAAGGGTCAGTGTGGGGTCAGCTGCTCAGCTTTCCACTTTCTCTGCCTCTAAAGAGCTGATCACTGACCTACAG GTGTTCTCTGAGGGCAGCTGGTTAACAGCTCTGAGTGCTGGTATGATCAGCAGTGTAGTAGTTGTATTAGCTATGACTCCATTTGATGTGGTCAGCACTAGACTCTACAACCAGCCTGTGGATCATCTTGGCAAG GGTGTATTGTACAGAGGTTTCGCGGACTGTTTCTCTAAGACACTGAAGAAGGAAGGAATGACTGGTTTGTATAAAGGACTTGGAGCTTCCTACTTCCGCCTTGGACCTCATACCATCCTTTCTCTGCTTTTCTGGAATGAGCTGCGCACTTTGTACCATAGCTACAGCTAG
- the tmem141 gene encoding transmembrane protein 141 isoform X1 produces the protein MRKLHNNKVKLKKHSMVKPLLSMGQDNLEFTVHNCSGMVNLGLTKVDDAVVAKHPGLQQYAACQSYAFMKGTASFILGTAGLFFAQRALQKIIPYPLQWNLLVSIVSSSVFSYSVTRWETMKCSDLWLYLETGNVPDRNSPTLTCRGMDSTRPLEVCCGIWHQDVSSISFKSCKVHGGASMDWIGFVCSAHPTDA, from the exons ATGCGGAAATTACACAACAACAAAGTCAAGTTGAAGAAACATTCCATGGTCAAacctttactgtctatgggtcaAGACAATTTGGAGTTTACAGTCCATAATTGTAGCGGGATGGTTAACCTTGGCCTCACTAAAGTTGATGATGCGGTTGTAGCAAAGCACCCG GGTTTGCAGCAGTACGCCGCCTGTCAGTCTTATGCCTTTATGAAAGGCACAGCAAGCTTCATACTGG GCACAGCGGGTTTATTTTTTGCACAGCGAGCACTTCAGAAAATAATCCCATATCCCCTTCAGTGGAATCTTCTAGTATCTATTG TTTCCTCGTCAGTATTCAGTTATTCAGTTACTCGCTGGGAAACTATGAAGTGCTCAGACTTGTGGTTATATCTTGAGACAGGAAATGTTCCTGACAGAAACTCTCCTA ccctgacctgtcgaggcatggactccactagacccctggaggtgtgctgtggtatctggcaccaagatgttagcagcatatcctttaagtcctgtaaggtGCATGGTGgcgcctccatggattggattggatttgtttgttcagcacatcccacagatgcttga
- the tmem141 gene encoding transmembrane protein 141 isoform X2: MRKLHNNKVKLKKHSMVKPLLSMGQDNLEFTVHNCSGMVNLGLTKVDDAVVAKHPGLQQYAACQSYAFMKGTASFILGTAGLFFAQRALQKIIPYPLQWNLLVSIVSSSVFSYSVTRWETMKCSDLWLYLETGNVPDRNSPKEEPQTPATPADPKVTSYGDVME, translated from the exons ATGCGGAAATTACACAACAACAAAGTCAAGTTGAAGAAACATTCCATGGTCAAacctttactgtctatgggtcaAGACAATTTGGAGTTTACAGTCCATAATTGTAGCGGGATGGTTAACCTTGGCCTCACTAAAGTTGATGATGCGGTTGTAGCAAAGCACCCG GGTTTGCAGCAGTACGCCGCCTGTCAGTCTTATGCCTTTATGAAAGGCACAGCAAGCTTCATACTGG GCACAGCGGGTTTATTTTTTGCACAGCGAGCACTTCAGAAAATAATCCCATATCCCCTTCAGTGGAATCTTCTAGTATCTATTG TTTCCTCGTCAGTATTCAGTTATTCAGTTACTCGCTGGGAAACTATGAAGTGCTCAGACTTGTGGTTATATCTTGAGACAGGAAATGTTCCTGACAGAAACTCTCCTA AGGAAGAACCACAAACTCCTGCAACACCTGCAGACCCCAAAGTCACAAGCTATGGGGATGTGATGGAATGA